ATGTCTGAGCTGACCGGCCATCACCTCAGGGCCGCCGAGCGGACGGCGCAGTGACGCCTCGTCGATCACGGCCCACACCCGCGGTGCATCCGGGACGGTCAGCAGCTCCTGACGCTGTACGCGCAGCTGCACCCGCCGCTCGATCTCCTCCGGGGAGGACCGCGGATGCCCGAGCTGTGCCACCGCACGGGCGTAGTCCGCTGTCTGCAACAGGCCCGGCACGAACTGGACTTCGTACGTACGGATCACCGACGCGGCTTCTTCGAGGCCGATATGCGTCTCGAACCAGCCGGGCAGCACATCGCCGTACTGATGCCACCACCCCGGACTGCTGTTCTTGCGGGCCAGCTTGAGGAAGTCGGAGCGGACCGCGTCGTCCGTGACGTTGTAGAGCGTCAGCAGATCGGCGACATCCCGCTCCTTGCAGCTCACCCGGCCGAGCTCCAGGCGGCTGATCTTCGCGTGCGAACCGCGGATGGCGTCCCCGGCGGCCTCCCGGGTGATGCCCGCCCCCTCACGCAGCCGGCGAAGCTGGGTGCCCAGCACGATACGCAGGACGGTCGGGCCGCCGCGCGGATGCTCCAGGTAGCGGCGCAGGGACGGATCGCTGCTCGGCTGCGCGGCGGTCATGCTGACTCCCCTGAGTGGTCGGGCGAGCGCCCAGTGTCCCACCGCCCCGAGCGGTCCGTACAGCCGGGGCGACTATCCGAACGACATATGCGCCAATCGCGGTGCGCATGTGTCAGTGGCCGTCGATGAGATCGTCGAAGTCGCCGTCCTTGGCTCCCTGGACGAAAGCCACCATCTCGGCGCGGGTGTAGACCAGGGCCGGACCCGCGGCGAACCGTGAGTTGCGCACCGCCACCCCACCGTCCGAAAGAACGGCCAGTTCCACACAGTTGCCGCTGGGGTTGCTGCGGCGGCTCTTGCGCCAGACGGCACCTTCGATGCTGGTCGCCTGCATGCCGTTGGTCACCGACTCCATATCAGCTGCTCCCTTGCTGGAGGTCGCTTCTCCGACCGGTTTCGGGCCTGCGATCACCTTGGCGTGAACGAGCCCCTGGGCGGCCGTCCTTACTGATGTAATTGCAGATGCACTTGCATCATGGGACGGCTGCCGAGGATATTAGCTCTCCGAGGCAGTCCGGCCCAGCCCTGAAAATCCCCCTCGCGGAGATGTTGATGACCACACATCCGGCAGAGACCGTGCACGATGCCCTTCGGGATGAACCGTGCGAGGACGGCTGGTGGTTGCCGGCCCCCGACGGCTTCGCCGCCTGCGCCCTCAGCGGCTCCGCGCGCACCGTGCCGGAAGCCCGCCGGTTCACCCGGGCGACTCTCGCCGGCTGGCAGATGTGTGCCGACGTGGCCGACGACGTGGCCCTGGTCGTCTCCGAACTCGTCAGCAATGCGCTGCGTTACGGCACGGCGCCCGGGGAGGACGAGGCCTGCGAAGCAACTGCCCCCTTCTGTAACGCCTGGCTCGCCCTGACCCGACAGAACGCCACGGTGCTGTGCGCGGTCTCGGACGCCGGCACCGGCGCGCCCGTGGTCAAGCCCCCGGACGCCCTGTCGGAATCCGGGCGCGGCCTGCACATCGTCGACCAACTGAGCGACGCCTGGGGCTGGACACCACCGGACCGGACCGGAAAGACGGTGTGGGCGACGGTGTCGATGCGCGGCTGAGGCGGGCCCGTACGGGGGGCGGGCCCGCCTCGGCGGAACGAGACACGGACCTGCCGTGTGTGA
This Streptomyces decoyicus DNA region includes the following protein-coding sequences:
- a CDS encoding ATP-binding protein, whose amino-acid sequence is MTTHPAETVHDALRDEPCEDGWWLPAPDGFAACALSGSARTVPEARRFTRATLAGWQMCADVADDVALVVSELVSNALRYGTAPGEDEACEATAPFCNAWLALTRQNATVLCAVSDAGTGAPVVKPPDALSESGRGLHIVDQLSDAWGWTPPDRTGKTVWATVSMRG
- a CDS encoding helix-turn-helix domain-containing protein — protein: MTAAQPSSDPSLRRYLEHPRGGPTVLRIVLGTQLRRLREGAGITREAAGDAIRGSHAKISRLELGRVSCKERDVADLLTLYNVTDDAVRSDFLKLARKNSSPGWWHQYGDVLPGWFETHIGLEEAASVIRTYEVQFVPGLLQTADYARAVAQLGHPRSSPEEIERRVQLRVQRQELLTVPDAPRVWAVIDEASLRRPLGGPEVMAGQLRHLLKMAELPNVTLQIAPFSLGGLAAAGGPITILRFLEPDLPDIVYLEQLTSALYLDKRDDVDHYLAVMDRLSAQSESPRESREILERLLKQES
- a CDS encoding DUF397 domain-containing protein gives rise to the protein MESVTNGMQATSIEGAVWRKSRRSNPSGNCVELAVLSDGGVAVRNSRFAAGPALVYTRAEMVAFVQGAKDGDFDDLIDGH